One window of the Klebsiella oxytoca genome contains the following:
- a CDS encoding MFS transporter has protein sequence MANQQKWKVFFLLFVTMFLLGGIQNTKGLILEQVQHDINLNMGQIGTLIMFFQIGFLVASLLTGYFTDKKGLKIMMLIGSLMMAVGLVGTSLAFSVLLFFGFYLIVGLGIGSMLVSIITVIPTFYKEKAGMMFNVSNAMFGVGMIATPLILQQLFSNHVSWRLFYVGIAIIVAIIILVLSSLKLEKAQGMDMKLSDFVHILGQKRLMLVIGFILFYVAAEAAFLNFFPIFYSSLDVAGASAEDKMVTAAYVISSFAMLFTVGRFIGGFINLKLGDRKTLILFSLFSLIAIIASRYFASQFVWLFMVFGFAMSVLFPTASAVATKLTDKSGSTMGLIYVASGMGGAFAGWLIGQVSQMYGVSLGFNLIIGFVAIFFVLTLFVKENPEN, from the coding sequence ATGGCTAACCAACAAAAATGGAAAGTATTTTTCCTGCTGTTCGTCACCATGTTCCTTCTTGGCGGCATACAGAACACAAAAGGCCTGATACTCGAGCAGGTCCAGCACGATATCAATCTCAACATGGGGCAGATCGGTACGCTGATCATGTTCTTCCAGATAGGCTTTCTGGTCGCCAGCCTGCTCACCGGCTACTTTACCGATAAGAAAGGGCTGAAGATCATGATGCTGATTGGCTCGCTGATGATGGCCGTCGGTCTGGTCGGTACCAGCCTGGCGTTCAGCGTGCTGCTGTTTTTCGGCTTCTATCTGATTGTCGGTCTGGGAATCGGTTCGATGCTGGTATCGATCATTACCGTCATCCCGACCTTCTACAAAGAAAAGGCCGGCATGATGTTCAACGTGTCTAACGCCATGTTCGGCGTGGGGATGATCGCCACCCCGCTGATTTTACAGCAGCTTTTTTCAAATCACGTCTCCTGGCGCCTGTTCTACGTTGGGATTGCCATTATTGTGGCGATCATCATTCTGGTACTCAGCAGCCTGAAACTGGAAAAAGCCCAGGGTATGGACATGAAGCTCTCTGATTTTGTCCATATCCTTGGGCAAAAACGCCTGATGCTGGTGATTGGCTTTATCCTGTTCTACGTCGCTGCCGAAGCCGCGTTCCTGAACTTTTTCCCCATCTTCTACAGCTCGCTGGATGTTGCTGGCGCTTCGGCGGAAGACAAAATGGTCACGGCGGCCTACGTCATTTCCAGTTTTGCCATGCTGTTCACCGTCGGTCGGTTTATTGGCGGCTTTATCAATCTCAAGCTGGGCGATCGCAAAACCTTGATCCTGTTTTCCCTGTTCTCGCTGATTGCCATTATTGCCAGCCGCTACTTCGCCAGCCAGTTTGTCTGGCTGTTTATGGTATTTGGTTTTGCGATGTCGGTGCTGTTCCCTACAGCCTCCGCTGTGGCGACAAAACTCACCGATAAAAGCGGATCGACGATGGGGCTGATTTACGTCGCTTCTGGAATGGGCGGAGCCTTTGCAGGCTGGCTTATTGGACAGGTATCGCAGATGTACGGCGTCTCGCTGGGCTTCAATTTGATTATCGGTTTTGTGGCAATTTTCTTCGTTCTGACTTTATTTGTTAAAGAGAACCCGGAAAATTAA
- a CDS encoding fimbria/pilus periplasmic chaperone has product MKKYPSRVLLLSFFVGLLWCGSAAASVTMTGTRIIYNGAAKSTDIQLKNKDRFPYVISTWFDDGHIDNGPEQGSSVPFIATPPVFRIQPEGGQIVRVVYTGARALPQDRESLFYFNFMQMPPANVAGDASGERQNGILVMLRNRIKFFYRPAGIEGDPQKMLQNLQVHAVPRQGKTSISVTNNQPYHVTVSAVHLTDNASIRAQETDTIIPPFGQQDFLLSGKARSVDKGVRITLINDQGARISENYPL; this is encoded by the coding sequence ATGAAAAAATACCCCAGTAGAGTGTTGTTACTCAGTTTTTTTGTCGGCCTGCTCTGGTGCGGGTCGGCGGCTGCCAGTGTGACAATGACGGGTACACGAATCATATATAATGGTGCAGCGAAATCCACTGATATCCAGTTAAAAAATAAAGACCGTTTCCCCTATGTTATCTCGACCTGGTTTGATGATGGTCATATCGATAACGGGCCTGAACAGGGCTCTTCCGTACCTTTTATTGCCACTCCTCCGGTGTTTCGCATTCAGCCCGAAGGTGGTCAGATCGTTCGTGTTGTATACACCGGCGCCCGCGCTTTGCCGCAGGACAGAGAGTCGCTGTTTTATTTTAATTTTATGCAAATGCCGCCTGCAAACGTGGCGGGTGACGCGTCCGGGGAGCGACAAAACGGCATCCTGGTGATGTTACGCAACCGCATCAAGTTTTTCTATCGTCCGGCGGGCATAGAAGGCGACCCGCAGAAAATGCTGCAGAATCTGCAGGTTCATGCTGTGCCCCGGCAGGGAAAGACCAGCATCTCCGTCACAAACAACCAGCCTTATCATGTCACCGTGTCCGCCGTGCATTTGACCGATAACGCCAGTATTCGTGCGCAGGAAACAGATACGATTATCCCCCCTTTTGGCCAACAAGATTTTTTATTATCAGGCAAGGCCCGCTCTGTTGATAAAGGGGTCCGTATTACGCTGATTAACGATCAGGGAGCCAGGATCAGTGAAAATTACCCACTGTAA
- a CDS encoding TRAP transporter large permease subunit, with amino-acid sequence MADIAMKTKDENTLLSLLGRLSKFLTSLTSWAGALVLFINVLVVFASVIWRYALHSPIHWAEEVARALMIALVFFGVATSTGRGGHIGVDLFLRFLPDAVRPYVVHASRWILFLVSVGLVVSSYDLVQAARLQTTETGLPQTIYVIPVLIGSVVMMVAALEHALHERAKIVLLSGAGILVLAALGYLKLSLMADPASAAAGLMLICFVLGILAGVPIAFTLGMSAMVFFICDPSLPFVFFSQQVAAGVDHFVLLAIPFFLLAGAAMEINGMSTRLVELIVRGMGRFRGGLNMTTVLSMAFFSGISGSKLADVAAVGGVLMPAVRRAKQDGEEAAGVFAASAVMAETIPPCVNLIVMGFVANISIGALFIAGLVPAACLLVLLMVAANRFGGKINVNEAYPVLRPRTQLYLGAAVGLVMIFMIGRGVMMGIATSTEISAFAVIYAIVVGRLAFRELTLKATIKMFVDIAAMSGVLLFIVACATSLSYALTIQMIPQQIAELLVGIGVEQGAWLFLMLTIVILIIFGAVLEGAPALIIFAPILVPIAIQLGFNPLHFGIVMIMAMGFGLFSPPIGLGLYTTCAICGVEMKHVIKPMAKYLAVVFVGIIIVAMAPPLTTWLPGLAGY; translated from the coding sequence ATGGCTGATATCGCTATGAAAACAAAGGATGAAAATACTTTGTTGTCGCTCTTGGGGCGGCTGAGCAAGTTCTTAACCAGCTTAACCTCATGGGCCGGGGCGCTCGTGTTGTTTATCAACGTGCTGGTGGTATTCGCCTCGGTTATCTGGCGCTATGCGCTGCATTCGCCGATCCACTGGGCGGAAGAGGTGGCGCGTGCGCTGATGATTGCGCTGGTCTTTTTTGGTGTCGCGACCTCAACAGGCAGAGGAGGACATATTGGCGTCGATCTGTTCCTGCGCTTTCTCCCCGATGCCGTTCGACCGTATGTCGTGCATGCCAGTCGCTGGATCCTGTTCCTGGTCTCGGTAGGTCTGGTCGTATCAAGCTACGATCTCGTCCAGGCCGCACGGCTGCAAACTACAGAAACGGGCTTACCGCAAACTATCTATGTGATCCCGGTATTGATCGGCTCCGTGGTGATGATGGTGGCGGCGCTTGAGCATGCTCTGCATGAACGTGCTAAGATCGTTTTGCTCAGCGGCGCGGGGATCCTGGTGCTGGCGGCGCTGGGCTATCTGAAACTCTCGCTAATGGCCGATCCGGCCAGCGCGGCGGCCGGATTAATGCTGATTTGCTTTGTGTTAGGCATTCTGGCCGGCGTGCCAATTGCCTTCACGCTCGGCATGTCGGCCATGGTGTTTTTTATCTGCGACCCTTCCCTGCCGTTTGTGTTCTTTTCTCAACAGGTCGCCGCAGGCGTTGACCACTTTGTTCTGCTGGCTATTCCATTCTTTTTACTTGCCGGCGCGGCGATGGAAATCAACGGCATGTCAACGCGTCTGGTTGAACTTATCGTGCGCGGCATGGGACGATTTCGCGGCGGTCTGAATATGACAACCGTACTGTCGATGGCCTTTTTCTCCGGCATTTCGGGTTCTAAACTCGCGGATGTGGCAGCGGTAGGCGGCGTCTTAATGCCGGCGGTGCGCAGGGCGAAACAGGATGGCGAAGAAGCTGCCGGAGTCTTTGCTGCCTCTGCGGTCATGGCTGAAACCATTCCTCCCTGCGTGAACCTGATTGTCATGGGTTTTGTCGCCAACATTTCTATCGGTGCGCTGTTTATCGCTGGCCTGGTGCCTGCGGCATGCCTGTTAGTGCTGTTAATGGTGGCCGCCAACCGCTTCGGCGGAAAAATCAACGTCAATGAAGCCTATCCGGTATTACGCCCGCGTACTCAGCTTTATCTCGGCGCCGCCGTTGGCCTGGTCATGATCTTTATGATCGGCCGTGGGGTGATGATGGGCATTGCCACTTCGACGGAGATTTCCGCCTTTGCCGTGATTTACGCCATCGTGGTGGGCCGTCTGGCGTTTCGTGAGCTGACCCTGAAAGCGACAATAAAAATGTTCGTTGATATTGCGGCGATGTCCGGAGTCTTGCTGTTCATCGTGGCCTGCGCAACCAGCCTGTCCTATGCCCTGACTATCCAGATGATCCCGCAGCAGATTGCGGAATTGCTGGTCGGAATCGGTGTGGAGCAAGGAGCCTGGCTATTCCTGATGCTCACCATTGTTATTTTGATCATCTTTGGTGCGGTACTGGAAGGCGCGCCGGCGCTGATTATCTTCGCCCCCATTCTGGTACCGATTGCCATTCAGCTTGGTTTTAATCCATTGCACTTTGGCATTGTGATGATCATGGCGATGGGCTTTGGTCTGTTTTCTCCGCCGATTGGCCTGGGGTTATATACCACCTGCGCCATTTGCGGCGTGGAAATGAAACACGTGATCAAACCGATGGCGAAATATCTGGCGGTGGTTTTTGTCGGCATCATTATTGTCGCCATGGCGCCTCCTTTAACAACCTGGCTGCCAGGACTCGCTGGCTATTAA
- a CDS encoding cytochrome P450 yields the protein MAYVDKALRFNPSSPTFQENLHNVYHHMRNHQPVARIGKTWILTRYRDVYQALRERAFVSSGIPEDLHAELEKQSLCLSPALRNLLYGIVLFEDGGVHRDHRQALQALFTGESWTALTDIISREAGELVTGLTESRAFDGISQVAAPLWGRLFTAWLNLPEEQQRVVEQEKNAIRLLLDPSAIDRQGLERLLQALSHLDKSFNQLAHREGYDSLFYRSLLKGYGGDKQALAERFSTDCVTMLIGGSETSEALTGNMLLMLARHPELQERVGNNSLRMKEIVSETMRFESPLQMSRRRVVAPVTFLGRDLKAGDNILLCLGSANRDETVFDDAECFIPGRKNAQKQLGFGAGAHQCIGQLLAQFQAENLAAALSQRGVIAMEGDAQWSKRSLILRTLDSLPLRIDALTS from the coding sequence ATGGCATATGTCGATAAAGCACTTCGGTTTAATCCTTCTTCACCCACTTTTCAGGAAAATCTTCATAACGTTTATCACCACATGCGAAACCACCAGCCGGTGGCGCGCATCGGTAAGACATGGATACTTACCCGCTATCGCGATGTGTATCAAGCGCTAAGAGAACGCGCCTTCGTGTCTTCAGGGATCCCGGAAGATCTACATGCTGAGCTGGAAAAGCAGAGTCTCTGCCTCTCCCCGGCGCTGCGGAACCTTTTGTACGGCATCGTTCTGTTTGAAGATGGCGGCGTTCATCGGGATCACCGTCAGGCGTTACAGGCCCTGTTTACAGGCGAATCCTGGACGGCCTTAACCGACATCATTTCACGCGAGGCCGGCGAGTTGGTTACCGGGCTGACGGAAAGCCGCGCCTTTGACGGCATTAGTCAGGTCGCGGCACCGCTCTGGGGCAGGCTTTTTACCGCCTGGCTTAACCTGCCCGAAGAGCAGCAGCGGGTGGTTGAGCAGGAGAAAAATGCCATTCGGTTATTACTCGACCCCAGCGCAATTGACCGGCAAGGGCTGGAAAGACTGCTGCAAGCGCTTTCCCATCTGGATAAAAGTTTTAATCAGCTGGCGCACAGAGAGGGCTATGACTCCCTGTTTTATCGCAGCCTGTTGAAAGGCTATGGCGGTGATAAACAGGCTCTTGCAGAGCGATTCAGTACCGATTGCGTCACGATGCTGATTGGCGGCAGCGAAACCAGCGAAGCGCTGACCGGAAATATGCTGCTGATGCTTGCCCGGCATCCTGAGCTTCAGGAACGCGTTGGTAATAACTCTCTACGCATGAAAGAAATCGTTAGCGAAACCATGCGCTTTGAATCGCCTCTGCAGATGAGCCGACGGAGGGTGGTGGCCCCAGTGACGTTTCTTGGTCGCGATCTCAAAGCCGGGGATAATATTCTGCTCTGTCTTGGTTCGGCTAACAGGGATGAAACCGTTTTTGACGATGCAGAATGCTTTATTCCGGGGCGTAAGAATGCGCAAAAACAGCTGGGATTTGGTGCCGGAGCGCACCAGTGTATAGGCCAGTTACTGGCGCAGTTTCAGGCGGAAAACCTGGCCGCGGCGTTGAGTCAAAGAGGTGTTATCGCTATGGAGGGTGATGCGCAGTGGTCTAAAAGAAGCCTGATTCTGAGAACGCTGGATTCGTTGCCTTTACGAATTGATGCGCTAACAAGCTGA
- a CDS encoding fimbrial protein, whose amino-acid sequence MKLNQLLMAAAVSSVLASAGASAVSDNTVTFIGEVADQTCDVTINGVSAAPVVLMPTAAAADLATNGSTTGVTTFDLGLSGCTAATEATNISVRFLGNNVTGTGHLGNTGTAQNVEIQLLDPSDNAIDLTGGYTGSNALTLAVGDTSASATYSAQYYATGVATVGTVQGSMQYAVTYP is encoded by the coding sequence ATGAAATTAAATCAACTGCTTATGGCTGCTGCCGTTTCCTCTGTACTGGCTTCTGCAGGCGCGTCGGCTGTTTCAGACAATACCGTGACGTTTATCGGTGAGGTTGCCGATCAGACTTGCGATGTGACGATCAATGGAGTTAGCGCCGCGCCGGTCGTTCTGATGCCTACAGCTGCAGCCGCCGATCTGGCTACAAATGGCAGCACCACTGGTGTCACCACATTTGACTTAGGGCTGTCTGGCTGCACCGCGGCCACAGAAGCGACGAATATTAGCGTTCGTTTCCTGGGCAATAACGTCACCGGTACTGGCCATCTCGGCAATACCGGCACTGCACAGAACGTTGAGATTCAGCTGCTTGATCCAAGCGATAACGCTATCGACCTGACCGGCGGCTATACCGGCAGCAATGCCCTGACTCTGGCAGTCGGTGATACATCGGCCTCCGCGACTTACTCCGCTCAGTATTATGCAACTGGCGTTGCGACCGTGGGTACCGTCCAGGGCTCTATGCAGTACGCAGTAACGTATCCGTAA
- a CDS encoding TRAP transporter substrate-binding protein has protein sequence MMKTRPFRSARLFLAFACLGTALIAGSALTASAQAALNFRVYSSLPGDDSSAHYIWFNRFQENINKNEKLKGQIKLNYFANAMLGKEADATQQVRIGAINMMISGTSIWATLVPEIGVLDLGYLFKDYDQVGKALDGKIGDKLSSLMMDKANVMVLGYGYNLGARNVYTKKAIEKPEDLKNLKIRVLPVPNFIATLNHMGAVAIPMPGGEVYSSLQMGVIDGVEHDAPTIYASKYYEIIKNGTLTRHSYNPLMIAMNKKSFEQIPQPLRADVLAAAKEATEYERQQASQKELEAIKNLEAKGVTFRETDRAYFAQAVQPVWKAFLDKYPDLKPMMNELSATDSGAKP, from the coding sequence ATGATGAAAACAAGACCGTTCCGTTCCGCCAGACTTTTTCTGGCTTTCGCCTGCCTCGGCACCGCGCTGATTGCAGGTAGCGCCCTCACCGCTTCAGCGCAAGCAGCGCTCAACTTTCGTGTTTACTCTTCTTTGCCGGGCGATGATTCTTCCGCGCACTATATTTGGTTCAACCGCTTCCAGGAAAATATCAATAAAAACGAGAAGTTAAAGGGTCAAATCAAGCTTAATTATTTTGCAAACGCGATGCTGGGAAAGGAAGCCGATGCCACTCAGCAGGTACGTATCGGCGCCATTAACATGATGATTTCAGGTACCTCAATCTGGGCCACGCTGGTACCGGAAATTGGCGTTCTGGATTTAGGGTACCTGTTTAAGGATTACGATCAGGTCGGTAAAGCGCTGGATGGCAAAATCGGTGACAAGCTTTCCAGCCTCATGATGGATAAAGCAAACGTGATGGTGCTGGGATATGGCTATAACCTCGGCGCGCGTAACGTCTATACCAAAAAGGCGATTGAGAAACCGGAAGATTTAAAAAACCTGAAAATCCGCGTACTGCCGGTCCCCAACTTTATCGCCACGCTGAATCATATGGGAGCCGTCGCCATTCCGATGCCGGGCGGGGAAGTATACTCCAGCCTGCAAATGGGCGTTATCGACGGCGTTGAACACGATGCCCCAACCATTTACGCCAGCAAATACTATGAAATCATCAAGAATGGCACTCTGACTCGCCATAGCTATAACCCGCTGATGATTGCCATGAACAAAAAGAGCTTCGAGCAAATTCCGCAACCATTGCGCGCCGACGTGCTGGCTGCAGCAAAAGAAGCAACGGAATATGAACGCCAGCAGGCCAGCCAAAAAGAGCTGGAAGCGATTAAAAACCTTGAGGCCAAAGGTGTGACCTTCCGGGAAACCGATCGTGCTTACTTTGCGCAGGCCGTACAGCCGGTGTGGAAAGCATTCCTTGATAAATATCCTGATTTAAAACCGATGATGAACGAGCTCAGCGCTACGGATTCGGGCGCTAAACCATAA
- a CDS encoding ROK family transcriptional regulator, producing MKLNVPNTLRQMNASVVLNVIRENSPLSRAQIAKATGITKATISEIVSDLLEEKIIYESGVSEEGGLGRKGILVNFDPNHGLGIGIDLGGTKITFSLFNLNVELLAQHQEPTYNVTTRQEFLELFSASIEAFIEQQQIPRDKLKVIGVATPGIVDYRSGTVLEGSPNLPEWDNIPLADELNARLNIRVVLENDIRAALIGEMWKGKCRHVHSAALIGIGTGLGSALLMDGKIIRGINNAAGEIGYMLFERNHLNQNWKNKGCFENYCSGSGLKERMSALSSQSMNAHEILIAAAQGETLPTMLLEEMADYLTIGILNMVTIANLEKVILTGGVSQSAELFLPRVQDNLDRHLFANTRVSVELSELKEKAPLYGMAMLALHAVYPSIQFMPDTQLI from the coding sequence TTGAAGCTGAATGTTCCCAACACCTTAAGACAGATGAACGCCTCCGTGGTCCTCAACGTTATCCGCGAGAACTCGCCTCTTTCTCGCGCCCAGATAGCCAAGGCTACCGGCATAACGAAAGCAACCATTTCAGAAATCGTGAGCGACCTGCTGGAAGAGAAAATTATCTATGAAAGCGGCGTCAGCGAAGAAGGCGGCCTCGGACGAAAAGGCATCCTGGTTAACTTCGATCCCAACCATGGGCTCGGCATCGGGATTGATTTAGGTGGAACCAAAATCACCTTCTCGCTGTTTAATCTCAATGTGGAACTGCTGGCCCAGCATCAGGAGCCGACCTATAACGTCACAACCCGGCAGGAATTTCTCGAACTGTTCAGCGCCAGCATTGAGGCATTTATCGAACAGCAGCAGATCCCTCGCGATAAGCTAAAAGTCATCGGCGTCGCTACGCCGGGTATCGTTGATTACCGCAGCGGAACGGTTCTTGAGGGCTCACCCAACCTCCCGGAGTGGGACAACATTCCGCTAGCCGACGAGCTGAATGCGCGTCTGAATATCAGAGTGGTACTGGAAAATGATATCCGTGCTGCGCTGATTGGCGAAATGTGGAAAGGAAAATGTCGGCACGTCCATAGCGCGGCGCTTATTGGAATTGGCACCGGGCTGGGCTCGGCGCTGCTGATGGATGGAAAGATCATCCGGGGGATCAATAATGCTGCCGGTGAAATCGGTTATATGCTGTTTGAACGCAACCATCTGAATCAGAACTGGAAAAATAAAGGCTGTTTCGAAAATTACTGCTCCGGCTCCGGACTGAAAGAGAGAATGTCCGCGCTGAGCAGCCAGAGTATGAACGCCCATGAAATTCTTATCGCCGCCGCCCAGGGTGAAACGCTACCCACCATGCTGCTGGAAGAGATGGCGGATTACTTAACCATCGGCATTCTCAACATGGTGACGATAGCTAACCTTGAGAAAGTCATTCTTACCGGCGGCGTCTCTCAATCCGCTGAGCTCTTTCTGCCACGAGTACAGGACAATCTCGACAGGCATCTGTTTGCCAATACCAGGGTATCCGTCGAACTTTCCGAATTAAAAGAAAAAGCGCCGCTGTATGGAATGGCGATGCTGGCGCTCCATGCGGTCTATCCATCGATTCAATTTATGCCCGACACGCAGCTTATCTAA
- a CDS encoding LacI family DNA-binding transcriptional regulator: MANIRDVAKHAGVSVSTVSNVLNGRTDQMRAETLTRIQQSMQTLNYFPNRVAQQLKTGQAKMIGLLVPSIVNPSFAALAREVDLAAKERHYRVLIGNTYRQIEEEEAFLDDMFSHGVRGIIVAACDIEKPHFARAAEQGMVMVNYDGRMPARAQSDNFSLDSVSMDNIEAGRMAAEHLIAQGCRRLAFATVAGMTPSRAHKIEGFLSAVKEHGLYREEMIVEGQAIAAYGDTEMTELGRALASKISQHSTLPDGIVAINDALGIGLMTGLHQAGINVPQRISIVGIDNISLSGLVFPGLTSIMPPLKEMARVMVDRLIERTENPSIPPEEFLFPPSLVSRQSVRSPDA; the protein is encoded by the coding sequence ATGGCGAATATTCGTGATGTCGCAAAACACGCTGGGGTTTCCGTGAGCACCGTATCCAATGTGCTTAACGGGCGAACCGATCAAATGCGGGCTGAAACGCTGACGCGCATCCAGCAGAGTATGCAGACGCTGAATTACTTTCCGAATCGCGTAGCGCAGCAGCTGAAGACCGGTCAGGCGAAAATGATTGGCCTGCTGGTGCCGTCAATTGTCAATCCCAGCTTTGCCGCGCTGGCGCGTGAAGTTGACCTTGCGGCGAAAGAGCGTCATTACCGGGTGCTGATTGGCAACACCTACCGGCAAATCGAAGAAGAAGAAGCCTTTCTGGATGATATGTTCTCCCATGGCGTGCGGGGCATTATCGTGGCTGCTTGCGATATCGAAAAGCCGCATTTTGCCCGTGCGGCGGAGCAGGGCATGGTGATGGTGAACTATGATGGCCGTATGCCCGCCCGGGCGCAGTCGGATAATTTCTCGCTGGACAGCGTTTCAATGGATAACATTGAAGCGGGCCGAATGGCTGCCGAACACCTAATCGCGCAGGGCTGTCGTCGTCTGGCGTTTGCCACCGTGGCAGGAATGACGCCCAGCCGTGCCCACAAAATAGAAGGGTTTCTCAGTGCGGTGAAGGAGCATGGGCTTTATCGGGAGGAAATGATCGTTGAAGGCCAGGCGATAGCGGCCTATGGCGACACCGAAATGACCGAGCTGGGACGGGCGCTGGCGTCAAAAATCAGCCAGCACTCCACGCTCCCGGATGGCATTGTTGCGATTAACGATGCGCTGGGCATTGGATTGATGACCGGCCTGCACCAGGCGGGAATCAATGTGCCACAACGTATTTCCATTGTAGGTATCGATAATATCTCTCTTTCCGGGCTGGTATTCCCCGGCCTGACGTCAATCATGCCGCCGCTGAAAGAGATGGCACGGGTGATGGTTGACAGGCTGATTGAGCGTACAGAGAACCCATCGATTCCTCCTGAGGAGTTTCTGTTCCCGCCATCGCTGGTTTCCCGGCAATCGGTGCGTAGTCCGGACGCCTGA
- a CDS encoding RbsD/FucU family protein, translating to MIKSDIIHPDLLQALAQCGHKANILLTDANYSFLSNTSPQARIIWLNLSPGLIGSVVILEKILRYINVEKATLMNSPAEFDNTIEREYRSLLGETVEFEHVERNAFYSLAKSPDTILVIASGETRRFANILLTVAPTLI from the coding sequence ATGATTAAGTCCGATATTATTCATCCGGATTTATTACAGGCGCTGGCACAGTGTGGGCATAAGGCAAATATTTTACTTACTGATGCTAATTACTCTTTTTTAAGCAATACCTCACCGCAGGCACGTATTATCTGGCTTAATTTATCTCCGGGACTGATTGGCAGCGTGGTTATCCTCGAAAAAATACTCCGCTATATAAACGTGGAAAAGGCAACGTTGATGAATAGCCCTGCCGAGTTCGATAATACTATCGAACGTGAGTACCGGAGTCTGCTGGGAGAGACAGTCGAATTTGAACATGTTGAGCGCAACGCTTTCTATTCACTGGCGAAATCACCGGACACGATCCTGGTCATCGCTTCCGGTGAAACGCGTCGTTTCGCCAATATTCTGCTAACCGTAGCCCCAACGCTGATATGA
- a CDS encoding SDR family NAD(P)-dependent oxidoreductase, with amino-acid sequence MGLLTGKKVFITGAEQGIGKESARKLIEAGCDIYIHYFSGEEGPRELMALAEQRGSRAACGFADLTNEEDAARCVADAAKFLGGIDILINNVGGIIARKWLGDIDPHFWRTVIDVNMTTMMNVTQQALPWLKASAEGASIVNLASLAGRSGGHAGSLVYSTTKGAVLTWTRSLAAELGEHGIRVNAVAPGLILGTRFHNQHTTQASADETIQAIPLGRAGTPEDVARVICFLASEYDGFVSGATIDINGGIYRA; translated from the coding sequence ATGGGGTTATTAACGGGTAAAAAAGTGTTTATTACTGGTGCCGAACAGGGTATCGGGAAAGAAAGCGCGAGAAAACTGATCGAAGCTGGATGTGATATCTATATTCATTATTTCAGCGGCGAAGAGGGGCCACGGGAATTAATGGCCTTAGCCGAACAGCGTGGCTCCCGCGCGGCCTGCGGTTTCGCTGATTTAACCAATGAAGAAGATGCCGCACGCTGCGTGGCGGATGCTGCGAAGTTTTTAGGGGGCATCGATATTCTGATCAATAACGTCGGCGGTATTATTGCCCGTAAATGGCTGGGAGATATTGACCCGCATTTCTGGCGAACGGTTATCGACGTGAATATGACGACGATGATGAATGTTACTCAACAGGCGCTCCCCTGGCTGAAAGCCTCAGCGGAAGGCGCAAGTATTGTTAACCTGGCTTCATTAGCCGGACGTTCTGGCGGACATGCTGGCTCTCTGGTGTACTCCACCACCAAAGGCGCCGTGCTCACCTGGACGCGCTCGCTGGCCGCGGAACTGGGTGAACACGGTATCCGCGTCAATGCCGTTGCGCCGGGGCTGATTCTGGGAACGCGTTTTCATAACCAGCATACTACCCAGGCTTCAGCCGATGAGACAATCCAGGCGATTCCTTTAGGCAGAGCGGGTACCCCGGAAGATGTGGCAAGGGTGATTTGTTTCCTCGCATCCGAATATGATGGTTTTGTTTCCGGCGCGACTATCGATATCAATGGCGGTATTTACCGGGCGTAA